The sequence below is a genomic window from Fusobacterium varium.
ATTACTGTAACTAGTCCTCCACCAATGTATTCTTTTCCTACTAGATATACGTTAGCTGCCTTTACCATAGCGTCTGCTGCCTCAATTGATCCTATTAATCCTTTTGTTTCGATCATACCTAATGCATCATATTTCATAATTTTATCCTCCTGTTTTTTACTTTTATTTTTATTATTTATTTATAATTATGTTTTTTTATTTTTCTTCTAAAATTGTAATTCTACTTTTTGAATTTAAACCAAAAGCATTTGCTTCTTCAACATCTAAATGGCACTCTAAAGCTGAGGTAGTTGTTACTCTTACTATTGTATTTTCTAAAATTCCTCCTCTTTCTCCAGTAACTTTTATTGCTACTTTGTCTCCATCTTTTACACCGAATTTTGTTGCATCTTCTGGAGTCATGTGAATATGTCTTTGAGAAACCATAACTCCCTCAGATAAATATATGCTTCCTTTAGGTCCTACAACAGTTATTCCTGGAGTCCCTGTTATATCTCCTGAAAGTCTTACTACTGACTTTACTCCTAATTTTATACAGTCTCCTGCTGATACTTCTACTTGAGTATATTTTCTTTCTGGTCCTAAAACTCTTACTTTTTCTATACAACCTTTAGGTCCACAAATAGTAACTGTTTCTTTACAAGCAAATTGTCCTACTTGTGATAAATCTTTTATTTTCTCAAAAGAATAATCTTTTCCAAATAAAGCTTCAACATGTTCTTTTGACAAGTGTATATGTCTGTTTGAAATTCCAACAGGAATTGTTTTATCCTGTTTCTTTCTTTCTTCTATCAATCTAAAAATCTCTTCTAATAACTTTTCTAAATTTGGTGTTTCCATTTCTTACCCCTTCATTGAAGCAACTATTTGATCTATTAATCCTAATAACTCTTCTTTACCTAAGCTATTAATAGTCTCCTCAATATTTTCAAATCTTTCTTTACATTGATTTTTAACTTCAACGTTATGACTCATACTATTATTTAGTTTTAATTCATTACTTTCAATTAAACCATAAGCCACTCTTTTTAAGTTTAAAAGATGAAGTGGAGTTACGTTTTCTGAAACAGAACTTCCTCCCCATGTTCCACAACCTAATGTAAACGCTGGCATCAATCCTGTAGTTGCTCCTGTTCCTCCTTGAGAACCTCCTGCATTTACTAAAATTCTTGATGCTGGTTTTTTAGCAAATTTTCTAACTACATTTTTATCCTCTGTATGAATACTCATTGTATGTCCAATTCCATTTTGAAGTAGTTCTATACTTAATTCACATGCTTCATGCCAATCATTAACTACATAGAATCCTAATACAGTTGTAAGCTTTTCATATGATAATGGATATCCAGGTCCTACTCCATTTTGTCTTCCAACTAAAACTTTTGTTCCTTCTGGCACACAAATTCCAGCTTCTTTTGCAATATATTCAGCTGCTCTTCCTACAAATTTTGCATTCATTGCATGTCCTTGTTTAAATAATAGCTTACATACTTTAGCTGTTTCATCTTCGCTCATAAAGTATGCTCCTTGCTTTCTTAACTCACTGATTACTTCATTTTCATTACATTTTTCACAAACTATTGATTGTTCTGAAGCACATATAGTACCATTATCAAAAGTTTTACTTGCAATAATTCTTTCTACTGCTTTTTGAACATTTGCTGTTCTTTCAATATAAGCTGGAGAGTTTCCTGCACCTACTCCTAATGCTGGTTTTCCAGAACTATAAGCAGCTTTTACCATTCCTGGCCCTCCAGTTGCAATTATCATAGCAACTTCTGGAGCTTTCATTAATTCATTTGTTGCTTCCATAGTACAAATTTCTACACAGTTGATAATATCTTCTGGAGCTCCTGCTGCTATAGCTGCTTCTTTCATTAATCTTGCAGCTTCTCTAGTACATTTTTGAGCTGATGGATGTGGTGAAAATAAAATAGCATTTCTTGATTTTAGAGCTATTATAGATTTATAAATAGCTGTAGATGTTGGGTTTGTTGAAGGTACTATTCCTAGAACAAGTCCCATAGGTTCTGCAACTGTTAATGTTTTTTTCTCTTCATCCTCTTCTATGATATCTACTGTTTTCATATCTTTTATAGCTTCATAAACCATTGTAGATGCCATATGATTTTTAAATTCTTTATCTTGAACCTTTCCAAAACCTGTTTCTTCAACTGCCATTTTTGCTAAATAAAATCTATTTTCTTCAGCAACTCTTACCATATTTTTTAAAATACATTCAACTTGTTCTTGAGTATATTCAGCCATTTTTGCTGCTGCAATTTTTCCTCTTCTTGCAAGGTCTCTTGCTCTTTGAATTGATTCCAAATCCTTATCAAATTCCATTATTCTTCACCTCTTAAATTATAAAACTCTAGTATTCTATTTATTAAATTTTCCTTATTAAGTTTTGAAATTGTTCTGTTACTTAAATTTAGTTCTTGATATTCTTTCAGCAATTTTCTTAGTTCTGAAATTTTTAATATATTTAATTTAGAAATTATTTCCTCTTTTTTATTCTCCCTTAAATATTCCTCAATATCTTTTCTAGTAAACTTTTTTTCTTCGATTGCTATTTCTATCTTTTCCTCTTCAACAATTTCCAGATTTTCTACTTGAGAATCAGCTTCTAAACTATCACTAAATATTTCATCTTCACTTTCTGTTTCTTCAATTTTTTCAACAACTATCTCTTTTTCTAAGACCTGTTCTTTAACTTCTACATCAGTTATATTTTCATCAGTTATATTTTCTTTTATCTCTTCTTTTTTTTGTCCAAATTCCATTATAGCTTTTAAATCCTCATGTGGTCTCGGGATAATATGTTCAGAAATTAAGAACTCCTCACCTAAAGTTTTTACTGCTGCAACACCTGCATCTACAGCTGCTCTAACTGCTCCTACATCTCCATTTACTATTATTGTAACTAGTCCTCCACCAACATAAACTTTTTCTAAAATTTGAACATTTGCTGATTTTGTCATAGAATCTGCACTTTCAATAGCAGCTAACAATCCTTTTGTTTCAATCATTCCTATTGCCTGCATCTACTATTTCCCCTCCAAAATCAAATTTTCTCTAGTCCATGAAATTTTTTCAGAGATGGAAAAAAACTTAGCTCTCTCTTCTATATGAAAATTAATAGCTTTTACTGTTGAAGGAATATAAATAATATCTCCCTCTTTTCCTTCATAAGTTCTTTTATCTATTTCAAAGGAAACTTTTCCATCAGTGATATAAAGAATCTCTTCTGAGGCTATCTTCTTTAAAAAATTAGAGTTTTCTATCTCTAAAATAGTTGCTCTTTTCTCTTTATCTTGTAAAACTTCTTGATATGAAATATTTACATTTTCATCTTTTATATGGTTAAAAGTCATATTTTTCCCTTTTATAAGAGTAAAACCTGACAAATCTTTTTCTTGATCAAAATTTTTCTTAGTCAATAAGCTCATTATTAAATCACGATATGTCTCTTCTTTAGCTAATAGTTTAAAAAAATCTATAACCTTCTCCATATCTATATCTTTAAATTCTCTTTTAGTGTCAGCAAATTTTTCTTTTAAAACTATTTCCATGTTATTATTTGCTATAATATCTTTAGCTGAAGGTGTTAAAATAGTTTTAGAAGTTATATAAACTTTTTTCTCGCCTTTTTCCAAGATCTCTTCAATTTGGCTGGCACATATTAACTCTTTCATCTTTTCACACCCTTTCACTATTAATCAAGAATACAATCTGCATCTATTATTCCAACTACCACAGCATCTGCTGGAATTCTTTCATCATTAAACATCTCTCTCGCTGATGATCCTATTGAAATAATAACTCTATCTCCTATTCCAGCACCTATAATATCTGCAGCTATTATTCTTTTTCCTGTTCTTGATTCATCTCCAGTTAGTTCTTCAACTAATAAGAATTTTAAACCATTTAATTTTTCAGCTTTTCTTGTAGCCCAAACATTTGAAATTACCTTTGCAAGTATCATTTTTCCTCCCTTAATCTAAAATATTAGAAGTACAACTTAATGCTATTCCCAATGGTGTTACAAACATAGGGTTTTTAGGCTTATATGTATGGACTTTTGTATATTTTTCTATTATTTCTTCTATCCCTGTTAAACAGGCTGTTCCCCCAACTAAAGAGATACTATCAACATCATAACCATCTATATGATCCGCTATAATTGATGCAACTTTCTCTATAACAGGTTTTAATACTGGTAATAACTCCTTATGATTCTTAGGATCTCTCTTATATTTATCTGCTTCTTCAAAATTCTTTCTATACATTCCAGAAATTACTAATGAAAAATGTGTTCCTCCAGTAGCTTCATCTGCAACTGCTATCACTTCTCCATTTTTTATTATAGAAGTTCCTGTAGTTCCTCCACCTATATCAACTACTGCACCATTTTGTAATTTTAAAACTTCATTAGCAGCTGTTGGCTCATCTAAAATATTTGTAAGTTCAAATCCTGCAGCTTGAACAACATTCTTTACAGCTCCTCCATCTAAACTATCTGTTCCTGGTGGAAGGGCTACTGCTGCATAAATTAATTCTGTTTGAAGTTTTTTCTCTAACTCCTCTTTCATCTCTCTAACTAATTTTATTGCACCGATGTAATCAACTACCATTCCATCTTTGACAACATCTGCATATTTATATGCTCCTGCTACAGGTTTATAATTTTCATCTAGAACAGCTAAAACAACACAAGCAGTTCCTAAATCAACTCCTGTATAATATACTGATGATTTTCTTAATATTGGTTTCTTTATAACTTTTTCAAACTCCTCTACTAATTCATCACAGTATCTATAATCTATTTGTTTTTCTGACACTGTTCTCCTCCTAATAATTCAACTACTATATTAAAGATCTTGCTCTTCACATATTTTAAATTTTGAAGAAAGATTTTCATATCATCATCAATTTCACTCTCTAAAATCTCTTCTTCTAAAAAGCTCATTTCATATAAAATAGAGTGTAACTTAAATATTCCCACTGCATTTTTATTGTGAATATAGATATCATGGATCTCTACATCTTCCAACATTATATTTTCTATTTTTTCTTCCTTTAAACTATTTTTCTTATTTAAACTTCTAAAGCTTCTAGCAACTTCTAAAAGTTTTTGAGCTAAAGGCATATTTTTTTCTAAATTCTCAGATACTAAAGAAAAAAGTTGTGATTCAAAAGATTTGATTTTATAGACATATTTGCTTTTTTTCAAGTTAATTTTTTCTTCTACTTTTATAATATTGATATTTTTATTAAATTTAACTTGTTCCTTCTTTGGCTCTTTAACTTTTTTTATCTCTTCTTTTTCCTCTTTATTTTCTACTTTTATTCTTTTATCTACTAAAAATTGTCGCCCTCCTGGAGTTAATCTTTGCTCCTTTTCTAATTTAAAAATTTCAAAGGGCGTTTTTTTATATATTTCTCTTAAATATTGTTCGGTAATAAATTTAAGCATTATTTTTCACCTACCATGCTCTTTTACCTAAAAAATTTTTAATGTCTTATAACTTTTACAGACATACCACTATTTTTTATGTACCCTTCTATTCTTTCTAAATCTTCAGATGACAAGCTTGGGTCCTCTTTTATAGCATATTCCATTCCTAACTGGTTATATTTATTAACTCCCATCTTATGATAAGGTAATAAATCTACACCTTTTAAGTTTTTATAATTTTTATACGGTAACAAAAGCTCAACTAATTTTTCTATATCTTCTTTGCTATCGTTTACTCCCTTTAATAAAGGAAGTCTTATATGAACATTATATTTATTCTCTAATAAATACTTTAGATTTTTTATAATCTGTTCATTTCTTACTCCAGTCCAATAAAAATGCTTTTCAGAATCTATCTGTTTTAAGTCAAAAAGAAACAGATCTACAAATTCAGCAACTTTTTCTATAACACTGCTTGAGGTATATCCACAAGTTTCAATAGCTGTATTGATTCCTTCATTCTTACATGCCATTAATAAACTTAGTGCTGCTTCTGGTTGCATTAAAACTTCTCCACCTCCAAGAGTAACTCCCCCTCCTGAAGTCTCGTAAAAAGGTCTATCCTCTTCTACTATTTTTAAGATTTCTGAAATGCTTTTTTGTTCCCCAACTATACTAATAGCTGAATTATAACAAGCCTCTTCACATTTTCTACAACCTATACAATCTGTAGTCCTGTCTATAAGATGAGTGCCATCTGCACTCATCTTATGTACTCCTACAGGACAAACATTTACACAAGCACCACAGTCTTGACATAGATTCTTTTTAAAAAGCACTCTACTTTTTTTCATTAATCCTTCAGGATTTGCACACCATTTACATCTCAATGGACACCCTTGGAAAAAAACTAATGTTCTTACTCCCGGTCCATCATACATGTTATATTTTTGTATATTAAATATAGTGGCTTTCCTTTCTATAAGACTATTCTGCTCTTTATTCATATCATTTTCTCCATATTTTTAAAAATGTGTTAATACAGTTCTACTAATAATCTCATCTTGTACATCTTTACATAGTTCAACGAAATATGCACTATATCCTGCAACACGTACTATTAGATCTCTATGAGCTTCTGGATTAATTTGAGCATCTTTTAACACTTTATTATCTAAGTAGTTAAATTGCATCTCTCCAAGTTGTAACATACATGCTGTACGTAACAATGTGATTATTCCATTTTCTCCCTCTGGAGTTTCTAGTAGTCCAGATATTAGTTTGAAGTTATGAACCATTCCAATATTCATATTGTCACAAGACATTTTTGATACTGATTTAATTATAGCTGTAGGTCCTTTTGTATCTGAACCTTGGCTTGGACTGATTCCATCTGATAATGGTGTCCATGCTTTACGTCCATTTGCTGTAGCTCCTGTTAATTGTCCAAATGGAGTATTGTTAGAAATTGATAGTGTTCCATGACTTAACACAGAGTATAGTGTCTTATATTTTCTGTGTTCCATCTCTGTAAAGTTAATTAGATCAGTTGCTATATAGTCAGCATAGTCATCATCATTTCCATATTTTGGAGCTTCTATACAATCTTTTCTAACTTTTTCATATCCTACAAAGTCAGCTTTAAGAGCATCTCTTATCTCTTTTAAAGTATATTTTTTATCATCAAATACTAATTTTTTAATTGCTGCCATTGAGTCAACATAAGTTGCTAGTCCACTCCATACAACTCCTGGTCCAAAGTTATACATAGCTCCACCAGCTTCTACTCCTCTACCTTTTTCCATACATCCTTCATACATTAATGACATTAAAGGTTTTGGTGCTACTTCTCTGTGAACTCTTTGAGATATTACAGTTGCTATACTTGTCCATTTTGTTATATATTTAATTTGTTCTTTTACTGCTGCATCAAACTCTTCATAAGTTTTAAATTGATCTAAATCTCCTAGATCTGGACAAACTTGTTTTCCATACCATAGAGGTACTCCATTATTTAACACAAGTTCTATACAAATAGGCCATTGTGTATATCCTGTTGATGTCCATTGATATAATCTTCCAGCTTTTTGAGGTTCAACACATCCCATTAAGCAATAATCTCTTGCATCTTCTATAGATACACCTTTTGCTAGCATCATTTTGATATGTACATCATCAAAGTGACAAGCTGGGAATCCTAATCCTGCTTTAATTACTTGAACAATTTTCTTTAAGTAAGCATTTGGTGATCCTTTATGAATACGACATGCCAATGATGGTTGATATACTTTTACATGTCTTACAGCATCCATTAATAAGTATGTTAAATCATTTGTAGCATCTACTCCTGATCTAGTAACTCCTCCTACACACATATTTACAAATGGTTGATATCCTGCGAAGAATTTAGATCCTCCTTCACTTGTGATCCACATAACTTCAGACATTTTTATAAGCATACATCCTGCTAATTCAAATGCTTCAAATTTTGACATTCTTCCACTTTCAATATCAGCTTTAAAGAATGGATACATATATTGGTCAACACGTCCAATTGACATTCCTGTTTGGTTTTCTTCTACTACTAAAAGTGATTCTATTGTCCAAACTGCTTGAATTGCTTCCCAGAAAGTTGTAGGTTTATGTGCTGGAACTCTTGCGTTAACTTCAGAAATTTTTAATAGTTCAGCTTTTCTTTTTGGATTTGTTTCTTTTGCAGCTAATTCAGCAGCGTAATCTGATAGACGTTTAGCATATATCATTACCCCTTCAGCTGTATCTATTATTGATTTATAGAAATAGATCTTATCAATATCTTCTGGATTAGCATATGATAAAGTTTCTAATTTTTCTTCTGCTTCTCTTTTAATATCAAGCATTCCTTTTTTCATTAAGATTACGTCATATCCTGGGTTTGAGTCTCCTCCACCATTAACTGCATGATATGAACAATCTGAAACAAAAGATTCTCCTGATAATTCCCATACTCCAGCTTCTCTATATTGATCTTCACAATACTCATCTACTGATTTTCCTCTCCAGAATGGGAAAATTTGCTCTCTTAGAACTTTTTTATCCTCTTCAGAAATATAGAATGGGTCTTGAGGTCTTTTTCCAATAGTATCTAATTCAGTTTCCATCCATCTCCAAGCAATATCTGGAGAAAATGCTCCTGCTCTAGGAGCTCCATTAGGGCATCCTACGATTAACTCATTATCTTGAATAACTAGAGGAGCTGTTTCACAACAATGTTTGAAACTTTTTCCTCTTAAAATAGCTTTTGGCATTCCTGGATTTTCTTGAGCTATTTTAGTAATAACTTTTGCTCTGTGTATTGTTATTGATGGAACTTGTTTAAGATAATTTTCTCTTAATTTTTTTAATCTTTCAGTTATTCCTTCTGGAACTTCTGTTTCACAATGGTCTGAACAACAATGGTGATTAGTTTCTTTTCTTATTTCATTAGAAACTCCTTGAAACATCTTTAATAAAGATTCACGTTCTTCATTAGACATATTTTCTGTAGCTTCCATAAATTTATTTAAAAATTCACGAATTTCCATTTCTTCCTCTCCTTTACTTTAGTATTGTTTTTATAATCTCTTTAAGTTTTTCTTCTAAATTTTTATTTTTTAAAATCTCTTCTACTTTTCTTACTCCGTATCCAACTTTTCTAATATAAATTAGATTTCTAGGAGAAACATTACAAGAAGTTATTCCCTTTCCTATTACTCCACTTCCCAAAGTCATAGCTGGAAAAAGATTAGTTGTTATTCCTAAGCTACCAAAACTTCCTCCAGTATTTACTAAAACTCTTCCAACTGGTTTTTTCAATATAAATTGTTCTATTATATTTTCATCCTGAGAGTGTATTATTAATGTATGTCCTTGTTTATCACTTAATAAAAGTTCTATACATTTTTCACAAGCATTTTTCCAATCCTCTTCTACATAAAGATCAAGTACTGGACAAAGCTTTTCTTTAGAATATTCACTATCTAATGTTAAATATTTTTCATTAGTTATTAATAACTTCACATTTTTTTCTACTTTTATTCCAGCTTTCTCTGCTAAAAATTGTGAACTTTTTCCTATATAGTTTTTATTAAATTTTCCAAATTTATCAAAAATAATCTCTTTTAATCTCTTAGATTCCTCTTCATTTAGGAAATAAGCATTATTTTTTATAAACTCTTTTTTTACCTCTTCCAAGATAACTTTTTCTACAACTATTATCTCTTCACTTCCAGGAATAATACCATTATCAAAAGTTTTACTATCTACTATATTTTTTACTGCTTCTTTGATATCTGCTGTTCTTTCTATAAATATTGGGCTATCTCCATTTCCTCCATAGATATATGATTTCCCACTTGTTTTTATCTCATCTAAAAGTTCATCTATCCCAGTATTTAATATAAGATTTATATCTTTATGATTTAACAGCTCTTTGCTTCCATTTAGTGAGCATCTGCTTATATAAGAGATAATCCCTTGAGGTGCACCTGATCTTTCTATAATATCTACAATTGTATCCATTACTTTTTTAGTAGTTTTTTTAGCTTTCTTAGACATTCCAAAAACTATTCCATTCCCTGATTTAATAGCTATTATACTTTTATAAATTAGAGTGGAAACTATATTAGCTTCTGAACAAAAAGCTGCAATTACTCCTACAGGAACACCAACATCTAAAGTTTTATCTTCTCTGTTATTTTCAATTACTCCTACACATCTCATATTTTTTAAAGCTTTTTCTAAATTATTTAAAAACAATTCTAGTTTTAATTTTTTATCTTCAACATTTCCTATCTCTGTTTCCTCATAATCTAGTTTTGCAAACTCTTCTATATGATCTTTTATTTCTTTAAAAATATTATTTACAATGAAATCTAGTTGTTCTTGAGAGAAATTTTTTACTATTTTCTGTGCTTCTCTTGCATTTTCAACTAATATTCTTGCCTCTTGCATAGAAAGTAAGTCGTTATCTATAATATCCATTTCTCTTCACCTTCATGTAAAACTATAAATTTTCAATAGCATATCTATCTATTATCTTTTGTAAATCATTGTGTGGTCTAGCAATTACTACTGAACTATATAAATTTCCACCTTCCATATTATTTACAGCATATACTCCTGCATCAACTGCTGCTTTACAAGCTCCTACATCTCCAGTTACAATTACAGATATATACCCTGATGCAACATTTTCATACCCAACTAGTTCAACATCTGCTGCTTTACACATAGCATCTGCTGCTTCTAAAGCAAATACCAGTCCAAATGTTTCTATTAATCCTATTGCTTCACGTCTTATCATATCCCTACTCCTTCTATTCTCCATCTATATCATGAACTGAAACTATTTTTCCTACTTCACTAATAGGTCTTGGCATAACATTTTTTGCTGTAAGTGTACCAATTGCTTTTGCTGCTGCTGCTCCAGCTTCAACTGCTGCTGTTACTGCTGCCACATCACCTTTTATCATTATTGTTACTAATGTAGATCCTATATTTTCATAAGATACAAGTTCTACATTTGCTGCTTTTAACATCTTATCTGCTGCATCTAAAGCTGGAACTAACCCTATTGTTTCCACAAGCCCTAATGCTTCATTTCCATAATATTTCATCTTTTCCTCCTTCTTTTTAGTCCTTTATAAAGCTATTTATTGTTTCTTTACTTTCTTCACTTGCTTGATAATAGATAATTAATTCCCCATCATCACTTAAATCTGCTGCTACCTCTTCTATTAATCCATTTGCCTCTGCTGTTAGAAGAGCATCTTTTATATCTTTTTTGTTAAATGCTTTAAAAGATGAATACTCATTTTTTAATGCTTCCATTACATCATCTGCTGATGCTTTAGAAACTTTTGTAAAATATTTTAATATAGCATAATTTAATGGTTTCATTAATTTTCCTCCTTTTTCTTGAAAAAATCTAATGGATTTACAGCAATTAATAATATTCCAAAGATCATAACTACTGCTCCTATCCAAGCAACTGTTGGTAAGTTCCATCCTTCAATTCCTGAAATAACTCCTAAAAATAACCAACAGAAGAAAGGACTAAAGAATGAATAAGTTCCATTACATGCTGTTCCAAGTCCTGCTCCACACATACTATTTCCTTTATACCAAGTCATAAATGAAACAAATGTTGATAATCCACTTAATGCAAACCAGATCATTGCCGGCATACTTGTTAACGCTTGTATAGTTAATGAAGTTGAAATATCAATTCCTCCTGCCATTATTCCAATTGCTGGAACAACTATGAAAAGGTTTACAATTCCACAAGTTAATTGTCTTACACAGATTCCTATTTGAGTATCAACCATTGCTGAAGCATATCCAGCTACACAACCTTCAAATCCCCAACCAAATGCTGCTATAATTGCAATAATAAGTCCTAATAAAAGTTCTGTTGAGAAGTTCTCTCCCATTCCTGTACTACCAATCATAAAACTAGCAAAAACACAAATTCCTATTCCTAAAGCCATTCTTTTATTTATCTCTTGTTTATAAAAGATTTTTCCTAAGATAGCTGCTATTGCAGGACATAATGCTGAAATTGGAACTATTATAGATCCTGCCATTTGTAGTGCTACAACAAATGCTGTTCCTGCTATTGGTCCCCCTATTAATGCTGCAAGCATAATTTGCTTACCAGGTTTTGTATTTAATGTTCTTAAAAAATCTTGAAATTTTCCTTGATATATTGAGTTCAATATCGCCCAAAATGAACTTGAAATATCATTTATTGCATTTCCTAAAGCTGCTAGAAGATAAACTATTACAAATGCTGAAAGTCCTGCTGTGTTTTCTCCATACCAGTCTGACCATACTCCTTTTGTCATTCCCAATGTTAAGCATGCTGTATAGATACCATATGTTATTCCAGAAAATAACGCTATTTGTATTCCCTTCTTTAAAAATTTATTCTTAACTTCAGCCTTCAATTTAAGAATTTTTATCTCTTTTTCCGTTAATTCACTGTTGATCATCTAACTCCTCCTAAAAAATATTAATATTATTTTTAAATTATTCTAATTTAGACTAAAAGGTTGGCTTAAATCTTTTTCAAATTTATTATAGACCTTCCATTTAAGGTTAAAGTCAAATATTTTTTCATTTTTTATGACAGTTCTTTTATAGAACGTTAACTTCTAAAATTATTCTTTTATTTCTTTTTCAAAATTAATTAAAGTGTCATTTTGGTAAATTAATGTCTGATTTTTATTTTTGTATATATTTTTAGTCAAAATTAAAACCTTCCATATAGGTGGAAGGTTTTGATTTTATATAATAAAAAAGACCTTAATACTTTTACTAAGGTCTTTTTATACTAAATTATTGTATTTTTAATTTCACCATTATCTCTGTAACATACTTTTGTTCATCTTTTGTGCTCCAATAATCAATCACATATCTTTCAAAACATATATCATCATATTTATAGTTATGGTATTTCAACCAATCTTTTATTTTTTTATATGTTTCATCAATATTTTCATGTGATCCTATATGATAAGCTGAAGCCACCATATAACCACCATATTTAGTTAATTTATCACTTGAACATTTTTTT
It includes:
- a CDS encoding aldehyde dehydrogenase family protein; the encoded protein is MDIIDNDLLSMQEARILVENAREAQKIVKNFSQEQLDFIVNNIFKEIKDHIEEFAKLDYEETEIGNVEDKKLKLELFLNNLEKALKNMRCVGVIENNREDKTLDVGVPVGVIAAFCSEANIVSTLIYKSIIAIKSGNGIVFGMSKKAKKTTKKVMDTIVDIIERSGAPQGIISYISRCSLNGSKELLNHKDINLILNTGIDELLDEIKTSGKSYIYGGNGDSPIFIERTADIKEAVKNIVDSKTFDNGIIPGSEEIIVVEKVILEEVKKEFIKNNAYFLNEEESKRLKEIIFDKFGKFNKNYIGKSSQFLAEKAGIKVEKNVKLLITNEKYLTLDSEYSKEKLCPVLDLYVEEDWKNACEKCIELLLSDKQGHTLIIHSQDENIIEQFILKKPVGRVLVNTGGSFGSLGITTNLFPAMTLGSGVIGKGITSCNVSPRNLIYIRKVGYGVRKVEEILKNKNLEEKLKEIIKTILK
- a CDS encoding BMC domain-containing protein — translated: MIRREAIGLIETFGLVFALEAADAMCKAADVELVGYENVASGYISVIVTGDVGACKAAVDAGVYAVNNMEGGNLYSSVVIARPHNDLQKIIDRYAIENL
- a CDS encoding BMC domain-containing protein gives rise to the protein MKYYGNEALGLVETIGLVPALDAADKMLKAANVELVSYENIGSTLVTIMIKGDVAAVTAAVEAGAAAAKAIGTLTAKNVMPRPISEVGKIVSVHDIDGE